The sequence TATGAGCCCGGTTATCCCCGAGTGGAGGAAGGTGGATTCGCCGATGGTGGCGACCATCTTCTTGGAGAACGCCTTCCCCTGGGCCAGCTCCAGGCCGAAGGCGATGGTGACCGCGCCGCCCATGCACACGCAGGTGTCCATGGCGTTGTGCGGCGGCAGGGCTCCCAAGGTGTAGCAGCCGATGTCCCCGGTGGCGGTCAGTTTGAGCGTGCGCAGCATGGCGTACACGCCGCGGTGGGGGCAACCGGGGCAAAGGACCGGCGGCCGCGGCGGCAACTGGCCCACGTCCACCGGGCTCGAGTACTCCCGGGCCACGGCCAGACCGGCCTTTTTGAACCCCTCGGCCACCCGCTCCTGGTTGAGTTCGTCTATCCCGGGGATGATAGCCTTCCCAATGACGGGGATGTCCAACTCCAGGTTGCGAATCTCGTCCTCCAGGATCGGGTCGTTCTCCTCGACCACGTAGAGCCGGTCGTAGTTTGTCGCGAAATCGCGGATGAGCTTTCTCGGCAGGGGGTAGTTGAAGCCGAGCTTAAGGAAATCGGCCTGGGGCAGGACTTCGCGGGCGTACTGGTAGCCGATTCCCGAAGCCACGACGCCGATCTTTCCCTCGCCCTTCACCGTGAAGTTCCACGGTGAGCCGACCGCCTCCTCCTCGAGCTGGGCCAGCGCCTGTTCCAGCCGGGCGCGGCGGACCTTGGCCCGCGCCGGCAGAATCACCCGCCGCGCGTCGTCTTTTTTATAGGGGGGTATCTCCCGCGCCGTCCGCTCCCCGCAATCCACCACCGACTTGGAGTGGCAGACGCGGGTGGTCATGCGGATTAAAAACGGGACCTGGTACTTTTCGCTCAGATCGAGGGCGGTGCCCACCATGTCCTTGGCCTCCTGGGAGTCCGAGGGCTCGAGCATGGGAATTTTCGCGTGGCGGGCGTAGTGGCGGTTGTCCTGCTCGTTCTGGC is a genomic window of bacterium containing:
- the iorA gene encoding indolepyruvate ferredoxin oxidoreductase subunit alpha, coding for MKLFLSGNEAIARGAYEYGVHIAAAYPGTPSTEILENVGKYEEIYAQWSTNEKTSLEIAIGASFGGARALVAMKHVGLNVAADPLFSLAYIGTDGGLVVVTADDPGMHSSQNEQDNRHYARHAKIPMLEPSDSQEAKDMVGTALDLSEKYQVPFLIRMTTRVCHSKSVVDCGERTAREIPPYKKDDARRVILPARAKVRRARLEQALAQLEEEAVGSPWNFTVKGEGKIGVVASGIGYQYAREVLPQADFLKLGFNYPLPRKLIRDFATNYDRLYVVEENDPILEDEIRNLELDIPVIGKAIIPGIDELNQERVAEGFKKAGLAVAREYSSPVDVGQLPPRPPVLCPGCPHRGVYAMLRTLKLTATGDIGCYTLGALPPHNAMDTCVCMGGAVTIAFGLELAQGKAFSKKMVATIGESTFLHSGITGLIDLVYNRGITTVCILDNRITAMTGHQQNPGTGLTLRMEPTWKADFDQLVRACGVKWVRTVNPLDLEAVKGTLKEAVAVEEPAVIIFKSPCALLPEAKKLERIEYFVNEDNCTKCRSCIRLGCPGIAPMGTDGKSRFDDSLCVGCGLCEQVCKFNAVTRVSDDPGRKGSWCADKI